The Tubulanus polymorphus chromosome 6, tnTubPoly1.2, whole genome shotgun sequence genome includes a region encoding these proteins:
- the LOC141907580 gene encoding uncharacterized protein LOC141907580, with translation MCLPLLPAESIAEGLQSIKRDTPEVVRRQLNQFFTYLERYWINRIGVNRLSVNGCTERTNNGVESFHATLRKKLGIHPNLFVHLDNLKKIALDSENETSRLQRGLEIRRRRKRKVVLTDNVIKLCAQRLSSGHYTIVEFLNATRHAFGGYANPDNWLQDINSDNENDDGDNEFNESVHDDSGDDDLDDEDLPELAEEPIAEDPPRANEPAEPVINEELMCVICLTEPRERVALVPCGHMLFCSVCVDRLIEIRGAICPVCRSEIMMKINLYQ, from the coding sequence ATGTGCTTGCCACTTCTGCCTGCAGAATCGATTGCAGAGGGACTCCAGTCGATAAAACGGGATACCCCCGAAGTTGTACGTAGGCAGCTCAACCAGTTCTTCACATATTTAGAGCGGTATTGGATTAACCGGATTGGTGTGAATCGTTTATCAGTCAACGGTTGTACCGAAAGAACCAACAACGGTGTGGAAAGTTTTCACGCTACCCTTAGAAAAAAGTTGGGTATTCATCCCAATTTATTTGTTCACTTGGACAATCTAAAGAAAATTGCGTTAGATtcggaaaatgaaacttccCGTCTTCAGCGTGGATTAGAAATAAGACGACGGCGTAAACGTAAAGTAGTGTTAACGGATAACGTTATAAAATTGTGCGCCCAAAGACTTTCAAGTGGACATTATACTATTGTCGAATTTTTGAATGCCACACGACATGCGTTCGGAGGATATGCTAACCCCGATAACTGGCTACAAGACATCAATTCCGACAATGAGAATGATGATGGGGACAACGAATTTAATGAAAGTGTTCATGATGACAGTGGCGATGATGATCTCGATGATGAAGATTTGCCCGAGTTGGCTGAGGAACCAATTGCGGAAGATCCTCCTCGTGCGAATGAGCCAGCAGAACCCGTCATAAATGAAGAACTAATGTGCGTTATTTGTTTGACCGAACCACGGGAACGCGTTGCATTGGTGCCCTGTGGACATATGCTGTTCTGTTCAGTATGCGTAGACAGGTTGATCGAGATAAGAGGTGCTATCTGCCCTGTCTGTCGTTCAGAAATTATGATGAAGATAAATTTATACCAATag